A region from the Simiduia sp. 21SJ11W-1 genome encodes:
- a CDS encoding OapA family protein has translation MEATEKQRKNNKQPRYPMGHLLTAGALGGALLVSLMLPSEQAVATKHATVALELPLNAEPLPDDALTLTEADKAAVASVPATELAVAPEPDWQEFTVRSGDNLSLIFQRAGLNDREMYEVIANKAAADSLKRLHPGQTLGFQLAPDGKLARLKYQTNRLSHEIYERTEGGFKRDEITRTPDLITAFRHADITSSLFLAGQSAGMEPSLIMELANIFGWDVDFALDIRAGDSFSLVYQERYLDGEKLDNGAILAAEFVNQGKKFRAVRYTDLNGNSHYYTPEGDSMRKEFLRTPVDFARISSHFNLRRKHPVLHSIRAHKGTDYAASRGTPIRATGDGKVIHAGRKGGYGNAVIIQHGQTYRTLYAHMSKFARGVRHGSRVKQGQIIGYVGSTGLATGPHLHYEFYVNGAVRNPVTVPLPKANAVAKAEKARFFAQTATALATLEDYQRSSQLAQVNQ, from the coding sequence ATGGAAGCGACTGAAAAACAAAGAAAAAATAATAAGCAGCCGCGCTACCCCATGGGCCACCTGCTGACCGCCGGCGCACTTGGTGGCGCACTGCTGGTGTCGCTTATGTTGCCCTCGGAGCAGGCGGTAGCAACCAAGCACGCCACCGTTGCCCTGGAATTGCCCCTCAACGCAGAGCCCTTGCCGGATGACGCCCTCACGCTTACAGAGGCGGATAAGGCCGCCGTTGCCAGTGTGCCCGCAACTGAATTAGCCGTTGCCCCCGAGCCAGACTGGCAAGAATTTACCGTGCGCAGCGGCGATAACCTGTCGTTGATTTTCCAGCGCGCAGGCCTGAACGACCGGGAAATGTACGAGGTAATTGCCAATAAGGCCGCAGCCGACTCCCTGAAGCGCCTGCACCCGGGCCAGACCTTAGGCTTTCAGCTAGCTCCGGACGGCAAGCTTGCGCGCCTGAAGTACCAAACCAATCGCCTTTCACATGAAATTTACGAGCGCACCGAAGGCGGCTTCAAGCGCGACGAGATCACCCGCACACCCGATTTAATTACTGCGTTTCGCCATGCCGACATCACCAGCTCCCTGTTTTTGGCAGGCCAGTCGGCAGGCATGGAACCCAGCCTGATCATGGAGCTCGCCAACATTTTTGGTTGGGATGTGGATTTCGCACTGGATATTCGCGCGGGCGACAGCTTTAGCCTGGTGTATCAAGAGCGCTACCTGGACGGCGAAAAGCTCGATAACGGGGCCATACTGGCTGCAGAATTTGTTAATCAGGGCAAAAAATTCCGCGCGGTACGCTACACGGACCTCAATGGCAACTCCCACTACTACACCCCAGAGGGTGACAGCATGCGCAAAGAGTTTTTGCGCACGCCGGTGGATTTCGCCCGCATCAGCTCGCACTTTAACCTGAGGCGCAAGCACCCGGTGCTGCACAGCATTCGCGCACATAAAGGTACCGATTATGCAGCCTCGCGCGGCACCCCCATCCGTGCAACCGGCGATGGCAAGGTGATTCACGCTGGCCGCAAGGGCGGCTACGGCAATGCAGTGATCATTCAGCACGGCCAAACCTACCGCACCCTGTATGCCCACATGAGCAAGTTCGCCCGCGGCGTGCGCCATGGTAGCCGGGTAAAACAGGGCCAGATCATCGGTTACGTGGGGTCAACGGGGCTGGCCACCGGGCCACACCTGCACTACGAATTTTACGTAAATGGCGCGGTGCGCAACCCCGTTACCGTACCGCTACCCAAAGCTAACGCGGTTGCCAAGGCAGAAAAAGCGCGCTTCTTCGCACAAACCGCTACCGCCCTAGCCACACTGGAAGACTACCAGCGCAGCTCGCAGCTGGCTCAAGTAAACCAATAG
- the erpA gene encoding iron-sulfur cluster insertion protein ErpA, whose amino-acid sequence MSAPEVFIPQALNVTASAAAKVASLIDEEGNPDLKLRVYVTGGGCSGFQYGFAFEEQLAEDDTIVEKDGIKVVVDAMSYPYLVGSQVDYEEGLQGSRFVVQNPNATSTCGCGASFSL is encoded by the coding sequence ATGTCAGCCCCGGAAGTATTTATCCCCCAAGCCCTGAATGTCACGGCCAGCGCCGCAGCCAAAGTGGCCAGCCTGATTGATGAAGAGGGCAACCCCGATCTCAAATTGCGCGTGTATGTCACCGGTGGTGGCTGCTCGGGCTTTCAGTACGGCTTTGCCTTTGAAGAGCAGTTGGCAGAAGACGACACCATTGTAGAGAAAGACGGTATCAAGGTTGTGGTAGACGCCATGAGCTACCCCTATCTGGTGGGCTCGCAAGTGGACTACGAAGAGGGCCTGCAGGGTTCGCGCTTTGTGGTTCAAAACCCCAATGCCACCAGCACCTGCGGCTGCGGCGCGAGTTTTTCACTTTAG
- a CDS encoding polymer-forming cytoskeletal protein yields the protein MSLSGGTTLISKATKIVGDVHFSGSLEIEGVVEGNIIADGKGDAKVNVREKGRVKGDITAPLVMINGQVQGNVHSDKHIELAAKAVVEGNVHYHMIEMVKGSQVNGSLVYGTQASKPAEPEKVPAKAPGAAIVD from the coding sequence ATGAGTTTATCTGGCGGAACCACGCTGATTTCCAAGGCCACCAAAATTGTTGGTGATGTACATTTTAGCGGCAGCTTGGAGATTGAAGGGGTAGTAGAGGGCAATATCATTGCCGATGGCAAGGGCGATGCCAAAGTGAATGTGCGTGAGAAAGGCCGTGTGAAAGGCGACATCACCGCTCCCCTGGTAATGATTAACGGCCAGGTGCAGGGCAACGTACATTCAGATAAGCACATAGAGCTTGCGGCAAAAGCCGTGGTAGAGGGCAATGTGCACTACCACATGATTGAAATGGTGAAGGGCTCGCAGGTCAACGGCAGCCTGGTGTACGGCACCCAGGCCAGCAAGCCTGCAGAGCCTGAAAAGGTGCCCGCGAAGGCGCCGGGTGCCGCTATAGTTGACTGA
- a CDS encoding DUF6776 family protein: MSAVKGSKQYRLEVVPYRPWLRWSRRLLALLIAALAVYAAHWYGTSEALKYQAQALGERDQFEQALSESRAEAEALRQEVANLKLGSQVDKAASEDVRNEVIRLKAEIAELQEDITFYRGLMMPSADKQGLTIGSLNVISTGEERRFNYKLVIQQLATNHKMLSGHVNFTIVGRQGGLPMSLALKDVSDAVSTTDIRLGFRYFQNIEGELVLPVGFEPMRIEIVAKARGSNGATVEKKFGWLVEES; the protein is encoded by the coding sequence ATGAGTGCTGTCAAAGGCAGCAAGCAGTATCGGCTTGAAGTAGTACCCTACCGCCCGTGGCTGCGTTGGTCGCGGCGGCTGTTGGCGCTGCTGATCGCGGCACTGGCTGTGTATGCCGCTCACTGGTATGGCACCAGTGAGGCGTTGAAATACCAGGCACAAGCGCTGGGTGAGCGCGACCAGTTCGAGCAGGCTTTGAGTGAAAGCCGCGCGGAAGCAGAAGCCCTGCGGCAGGAAGTGGCCAATCTAAAGTTGGGCTCACAGGTAGATAAAGCCGCCAGCGAAGACGTGCGCAACGAGGTGATTCGCCTCAAGGCTGAAATTGCCGAGCTGCAGGAAGACATCACCTTCTATCGTGGCTTGATGATGCCCTCGGCCGACAAACAGGGGCTCACTATTGGCTCGCTCAACGTGATTTCCACGGGTGAAGAGCGCCGTTTCAATTACAAATTGGTAATTCAGCAGCTGGCAACCAATCACAAAATGTTGTCTGGCCATGTGAACTTCACCATTGTTGGGCGCCAGGGTGGCCTGCCCATGAGTTTGGCGCTTAAGGATGTGTCTGATGCGGTAAGCACCACAGATATTCGTCTGGGTTTTCGCTATTTTCAGAATATTGAAGGCGAGCTTGTCTTACCCGTGGGTTTTGAGCCCATGCGTATTGAAATTGTTGCTAAAGCGCGTGGCTCTAATGGCGCCACGGTAGAAAAGAAATTTGGATGGTTAGTTGAAGAGAGCTAA
- the argC gene encoding N-acetyl-gamma-glutamyl-phosphate reductase, producing MIKVGIVGGTGYTGVELLRLLASHPKVKVTTITSRAEEGVQVSQLFPNLRGHYDLAFSVPDPDQLGECDVVFFATPHGVAQAMMPDLMNRGTRVVDLSADFRIKDAELWASWYGKPHGCPSLIEKAVYGLPEVNRHLIADADLVACPGCYPTATQLGFIPLLENNLVQPERLIANAASGTSGAGRQASIDNLLSETADSFKAYAAAGHRHLPEIEQGLRAVLPAGSGSIGLTFVPHLLPMVRGIHATLYATLRGNAGDLQALFEERYANEPFVDVLPAGSHPQTRSVKSSNMCRIAVCRPQQRDTVVVMSVIDNLTKGASGQAIQNMNIMFGFDETLGLNSPALLP from the coding sequence GTGATTAAAGTCGGCATTGTCGGCGGTACCGGATACACGGGCGTCGAATTATTGCGCCTTTTGGCCAGCCACCCAAAGGTAAAGGTCACTACCATTACCTCGCGCGCTGAAGAAGGCGTGCAAGTATCACAATTATTCCCTAACCTGCGCGGCCATTACGACCTCGCGTTTTCTGTGCCAGATCCCGATCAGCTGGGCGAATGTGATGTGGTGTTTTTTGCCACGCCGCACGGTGTGGCGCAGGCCATGATGCCCGATTTGATGAACCGCGGAACCCGCGTAGTGGATCTGTCGGCAGATTTTAGAATTAAAGATGCCGAGCTTTGGGCCTCTTGGTATGGTAAGCCGCACGGTTGCCCGTCGCTGATTGAAAAAGCCGTATACGGCCTGCCAGAGGTGAATCGCCACCTCATTGCCGATGCCGATTTGGTGGCCTGCCCGGGCTGTTACCCCACGGCGACCCAGCTGGGCTTTATTCCGCTGTTGGAAAATAACCTGGTGCAACCCGAGCGGCTGATTGCCAACGCCGCCAGTGGCACCAGCGGCGCCGGACGCCAGGCCAGTATTGATAATTTGTTATCTGAAACCGCAGACAGTTTTAAAGCCTATGCCGCAGCAGGGCACCGCCACCTGCCGGAAATCGAGCAAGGCCTGCGCGCTGTGTTGCCTGCCGGTAGTGGCAGCATCGGGCTTACGTTTGTACCGCACCTGCTGCCAATGGTGCGCGGTATTCACGCAACCCTTTATGCAACCTTGCGTGGTAACGCGGGCGATTTACAGGCGCTGTTCGAAGAGCGCTATGCCAATGAGCCGTTTGTGGATGTATTGCCTGCCGGCAGTCACCCGCAAACCCGCAGCGTGAAATCGTCCAACATGTGCCGCATTGCCGTATGCCGCCCGCAACAGCGTGATACCGTTGTGGTGATGTCGGTAATCGACAACCTAACCAAAGGTGCGTCCGGGCAGGCTATTCAAAACATGAATATCATGTTCGGATTCGATGAAACGCTGGGACTTAACAGCCCCGCGTTACTTCCTTGA
- a CDS encoding chloride channel protein, with protein MPAKPLKYAQQWLDNFRLRLAYTDALPQLTLLGLISGLAAAGVIILFRLAIDEPLDWLLPHGHDDFESLPRIWHFGLPLLGGLLLALFFHWLEPRYRAVGVTHVLDRLHSHQGHMSSRNMWAQFFGGLICLASGQSVGREGPAVHMGAASASIIGRWFRLPNNSMRTLVACGVAAAISASFNTPMAGVIFAMEVVLMEYTITGFLPVILASVSGAMLSQIFFGREIAFAVPSIHMNSLWELPYIAFGGLVIALISSLFIQLVVKLVPLQRKAVAGRMIMAGLITGIAAFWVPEIMGIGYDTVDHAMRGELTVQALLLIVCVKLIITATVFGLGIPGGSIGPTLFMGACIGGLLGLLAHQVAPELASSPAFYVLLGMSGMMAAVLNAPLAALLALLELSASHTIIFPGMLMVVIACITTRVLVRNNGLFQEILAAQGKKARTGLAGQILARVGIESVLERNFVTCDRRQFYDDLRKLLAAQPEWLLVDELDGKKFLVRPADVAQYLEDAPMEELTLEREVDLLKIPAKRLELTPIHSRANLFEAQMLLQQTRADALYVQRSGAPLLSSAIGIVTRHAINSYYQI; from the coding sequence ATGCCCGCTAAACCCCTTAAGTACGCCCAGCAGTGGCTGGATAACTTTCGGCTCAGGCTTGCCTATACCGATGCCCTGCCGCAACTGACGCTGTTGGGTTTAATCAGCGGGCTGGCCGCCGCCGGGGTGATTATTTTGTTTCGCCTGGCCATAGATGAGCCGCTCGACTGGCTATTGCCCCATGGCCACGATGACTTTGAATCACTGCCGCGCATCTGGCACTTTGGCCTGCCTTTATTAGGTGGCCTGTTACTCGCACTGTTTTTTCATTGGCTGGAGCCACGCTACCGGGCGGTGGGTGTCACCCATGTGCTCGACCGGCTGCACTCACACCAGGGGCATATGTCGTCGCGCAATATGTGGGCGCAATTTTTTGGCGGCTTGATTTGCCTGGCCAGCGGTCAGTCGGTGGGCCGCGAGGGGCCGGCCGTACACATGGGCGCCGCCAGTGCCAGCATCATCGGGCGCTGGTTTCGGCTGCCCAACAACAGCATGCGCACGCTCGTGGCTTGCGGCGTGGCGGCGGCTATTTCCGCCTCGTTCAACACCCCCATGGCCGGCGTGATTTTCGCCATGGAAGTGGTGCTGATGGAATACACCATTACCGGCTTTTTGCCAGTTATATTGGCTTCTGTATCCGGCGCGATGCTCAGCCAGATTTTTTTCGGCCGTGAAATTGCTTTCGCCGTGCCCAGCATTCACATGAACAGCCTGTGGGAGCTGCCCTACATTGCCTTTGGTGGCCTGGTGATTGCGCTGATTTCTTCGCTGTTTATCCAGCTGGTGGTCAAGCTCGTACCATTGCAGCGCAAGGCCGTGGCCGGGCGCATGATCATGGCGGGGCTGATCACGGGCATTGCAGCCTTTTGGGTGCCAGAAATCATGGGGATTGGTTACGATACCGTCGATCACGCCATGCGTGGCGAGCTCACCGTGCAAGCATTGCTGTTAATTGTTTGCGTAAAGCTCATCATTACCGCCACGGTATTTGGCCTGGGCATCCCCGGCGGCTCTATTGGCCCCACGCTTTTTATGGGCGCCTGTATTGGCGGGCTATTGGGGCTGCTTGCACACCAGGTGGCACCGGAGCTGGCATCGTCGCCGGCGTTTTACGTGCTGCTTGGCATGAGCGGTATGATGGCCGCCGTGCTCAATGCCCCCCTTGCAGCCTTGCTGGCATTGTTGGAGTTAAGTGCCAGCCACACAATTATTTTCCCGGGCATGTTGATGGTGGTTATCGCCTGTATTACCACCCGGGTACTGGTGCGTAACAACGGCTTGTTCCAGGAGATTCTGGCGGCCCAAGGCAAAAAAGCGCGCACCGGCCTGGCCGGCCAGATTCTGGCGCGCGTGGGCATTGAAAGCGTGCTGGAGCGGAACTTTGTCACCTGCGACAGGCGCCAGTTTTACGATGACCTGCGCAAGCTCCTGGCAGCACAGCCCGAGTGGCTACTGGTGGATGAACTGGATGGCAAAAAGTTTTTGGTGCGCCCGGCCGACGTGGCCCAGTATCTGGAAGATGCCCCCATGGAAGAGCTCACCCTCGAACGCGAGGTAGACTTGCTGAAAATTCCCGCCAAGCGATTGGAACTCACACCCATTCACTCGCGCGCCAATTTATTTGAAGCACAAATGCTCCTACAGCAAACCCGCGCCGATGCCCTGTATGTGCAACGCAGCGGAGCGCCGCTGCTGTCGTCGGCTATTGGTATCGTCACGCGCCACGCGATCAACAGCTACTACCAAATTTAA
- a CDS encoding aldo/keto reductase family oxidoreductase, with product MQHIEMAEGLTFSRLIYGWWRLMDWNMSTRDISARIDECLALGISTHDHADIYGEYQCEAAFGEALKATPSLRDKLQLVTKCGIQLVSPRRPMHKRKNYDTGYQHIVASAEQSLKSLHTDYIDVLLIHRPDPLMDADEMARAFTDLKAQGKVRHFGVSNFTASQFAQLQSRLSEPLVTNQLEISVLHHATFADGSLDQAQTLRRPPMAWSALAGGRLFSGTDARAIAVRECLQQLTDNYQCSVDQLALAWLLKHPANILPIVGSGASARVQSAWASLNIELSRDDWYTIWEANGGELP from the coding sequence ATGCAACACATTGAAATGGCCGAAGGGCTTACATTTTCTCGGCTGATTTATGGCTGGTGGCGGCTCATGGATTGGAACATGAGCACCCGCGACATAAGCGCGCGTATCGACGAGTGCCTGGCATTGGGCATTAGCACCCACGATCACGCCGACATCTACGGTGAGTACCAGTGTGAAGCAGCCTTTGGCGAAGCGCTGAAAGCCACGCCGTCACTGCGCGATAAGCTCCAGCTGGTCACCAAATGCGGGATTCAGCTGGTGAGCCCGCGCCGCCCCATGCACAAGCGCAAAAATTACGACACCGGCTACCAGCACATTGTGGCCAGCGCCGAGCAATCGCTGAAAAGTTTGCACACGGATTACATCGACGTGCTGCTCATTCACAGGCCAGATCCGCTCATGGATGCCGACGAAATGGCGCGCGCATTTACCGATTTGAAAGCCCAGGGCAAGGTGCGCCACTTTGGCGTTTCCAACTTTACCGCCAGCCAGTTTGCGCAACTGCAAAGCCGGCTGAGCGAGCCACTGGTAACCAACCAACTTGAAATTTCGGTGTTGCACCACGCAACCTTTGCAGACGGCAGCCTTGATCAAGCCCAAACATTGCGCCGCCCGCCTATGGCCTGGTCGGCCCTGGCTGGTGGGCGTTTATTCAGCGGCACAGATGCGCGCGCAATCGCAGTGCGCGAATGCCTGCAGCAATTAACTGACAACTATCAATGCAGTGTTGATCAACTGGCTTTAGCTTGGCTGCTTAAACACCCCGCCAACATATTACCCATTGTGGGCAGTGGAGCGAGTGCGCGCGTGCAATCGGCCTGGGCGAGCCTTAACATCGAGCTTAGCCGCGATGATTGGTACACAATCTGGGAGGCCAATGGCGGTGAGCTGCCTTAA
- the hemJ gene encoding protoporphyrinogen oxidase HemJ produces MLWVKAFHLIAVICWFAALFYLPRLFVYHAMSEDAISRERFIIMERKLYRGIATPSMVATLLLGLWLLHFNPAYYMASGWMHAKLSLVALCVVYHFYCRHFMVQLRENRCQKSHTFFRIFNELPVFLLIPIVILVVVRPF; encoded by the coding sequence ATGCTTTGGGTTAAAGCCTTTCACCTGATTGCGGTTATTTGCTGGTTTGCGGCACTGTTTTACCTGCCGCGCCTGTTTGTGTATCACGCCATGAGTGAAGACGCCATCAGCCGCGAGCGCTTCATCATCATGGAGCGCAAACTCTACCGCGGTATTGCCACCCCCAGCATGGTGGCCACACTGCTACTCGGGCTTTGGTTGTTGCACTTTAACCCCGCCTATTACATGGCCAGTGGCTGGATGCACGCCAAACTGAGCTTGGTGGCACTGTGCGTGGTGTACCACTTCTATTGCCGACATTTTATGGTGCAACTGCGTGAGAACCGCTGCCAGAAAAGCCACACCTTTTTTCGTATCTTTAACGAACTGCCGGTATTTTTGCTGATACCCATCGTGATTCTTGTGGTGGTGCGGCCGTTTTAG
- a CDS encoding bifunctional hydroxymethylpyrimidine kinase/phosphomethylpyrimidine kinase — translation MESVQTPVILSFSPHDPTGCSGTSADTETAVSLGCHAATVITALTARDTRELKDLHPVDPALLIEQARALLEDMPIGAVKIGELASVDHCETIHSILLDYPGLPVVLDASAQAASLHRPGIMQALQTLLFPQAHIITAHHQDLQHLAPAGDTTDAKVQLLLDSGCQALLLTGCREGRQSQGARLYRAHCDVQPFANPTTSGRLEAIMGANTTLSAALAAYLAHGCAMEQAAKQALQFTWQSIEFARRVGMGKLVPNRLFWATQEASQRRYKH, via the coding sequence ATGGAGTCTGTACAAACCCCGGTTATTCTATCGTTCAGCCCCCACGATCCCACCGGCTGCAGCGGCACCAGCGCCGACACCGAAACCGCCGTGAGCCTGGGCTGCCACGCAGCCACAGTGATTACCGCACTCACCGCCCGCGACACCCGCGAGCTGAAAGACTTGCACCCCGTAGACCCTGCGCTACTTATCGAGCAGGCCCGTGCCCTGCTGGAAGACATGCCCATTGGCGCCGTTAAAATCGGCGAACTGGCCTCGGTGGATCACTGCGAAACCATCCACTCAATATTGCTCGACTACCCGGGCTTACCCGTTGTGCTCGATGCCAGCGCGCAAGCGGCCAGCCTGCACAGGCCCGGTATTATGCAGGCGCTGCAAACCCTGTTATTCCCGCAGGCGCACATCATTACCGCGCACCACCAAGACCTGCAGCACCTGGCACCGGCAGGCGACACCACCGATGCCAAAGTGCAGTTGCTACTCGACAGCGGCTGCCAGGCTTTACTGCTCACCGGTTGCCGCGAAGGCCGCCAAAGCCAGGGCGCCAGGCTCTACCGGGCCCATTGTGACGTGCAACCTTTTGCAAACCCCACAACCAGCGGCCGGCTGGAGGCCATCATGGGCGCCAACACCACTTTAAGCGCGGCGCTGGCAGCCTATTTGGCCCACGGTTGTGCCATGGAGCAGGCCGCCAAGCAGGCCCTGCAATTTACCTGGCAGAGCATCGAGTTCGCCCGGCGCGTTGGCATGGGGAAACTGGTGCCCAACCGCTTGTTCTGGGCCACTCAAGAGGCCTCCCAGCGGCGCTACAAGCACTAG
- the hemL gene encoding glutamate-1-semialdehyde 2,1-aminomutase, producing the protein MSRSETLFQQAQNVIPGGVNSPVRAFRAVGGTPLFFERAEGAYLFDADQRRYIDYVQSWGPMILGHAHPQVLDAVIERARAGLSFGAPTGLETTLAEQVCQLVPGMDMVRFVNSGTEATMSAIRLARGFTGRDKIVKFEGCYHGHSDSLLVKAGSGALTMGVPSSPGVPAALADHTLTLTYNDAEGVRKVFADMGEQIACIIVEPVAGNMNCVPPVPGFLECLREVCDKSGALLIMDEVMTGFRVGLTGAQGHYGVTGDLVTLGKVIGGGMPVGAFGGRRDVMEKIAPLGPVYQAGTLSGNPVAMAAGLKNLELISEPDFYLPLMARTRRLVEGLQAAADAAGIPFTTNHVGTMFGFFFTEEPQVSNFSQVMACNNERFNRFYHGMLAEGIYLAPASYEAGFMSAAHTDADIDATLAAAAKVFKDL; encoded by the coding sequence ATGAGTCGCTCGGAAACCTTGTTTCAACAGGCCCAAAACGTTATCCCCGGCGGCGTTAATTCGCCCGTACGAGCCTTTCGCGCCGTGGGCGGCACGCCGCTATTTTTCGAGCGCGCCGAGGGTGCCTACCTGTTCGACGCAGACCAGCGCCGCTACATTGACTATGTGCAATCCTGGGGCCCGATGATTCTTGGCCACGCCCACCCGCAAGTACTGGATGCCGTGATAGAGCGCGCGCGCGCAGGTTTGAGCTTTGGCGCCCCCACGGGCCTTGAAACCACTCTGGCCGAACAGGTGTGCCAGCTGGTGCCCGGCATGGACATGGTGCGCTTTGTGAACTCCGGCACCGAGGCCACCATGAGCGCCATAAGGCTTGCACGTGGTTTTACCGGGCGCGACAAAATCGTGAAATTCGAAGGCTGCTACCACGGCCACTCAGATTCCCTACTGGTTAAAGCGGGCTCAGGCGCGCTAACCATGGGCGTACCCAGCTCACCGGGCGTACCGGCGGCACTGGCCGATCACACACTCACGCTAACCTACAACGACGCCGAGGGCGTGCGCAAAGTGTTTGCCGACATGGGCGAGCAAATCGCCTGCATCATTGTTGAGCCGGTTGCCGGCAACATGAATTGTGTACCCCCTGTGCCCGGCTTTCTCGAGTGCTTGCGCGAGGTGTGTGACAAAAGCGGCGCGCTATTGATAATGGATGAAGTCATGACCGGTTTTCGCGTGGGGCTCACCGGCGCACAGGGTCACTATGGCGTAACCGGCGATCTGGTGACCCTTGGCAAAGTCATTGGTGGCGGCATGCCCGTGGGCGCGTTTGGTGGCCGGCGCGATGTGATGGAAAAAATTGCGCCGCTGGGCCCTGTGTATCAGGCAGGCACTCTCTCGGGCAACCCGGTGGCAATGGCCGCGGGCCTGAAAAATCTGGAGCTGATTTCTGAGCCCGATTTCTACCTACCACTGATGGCGCGCACCAGGCGTCTGGTGGAAGGCCTGCAAGCGGCAGCCGATGCCGCCGGCATCCCCTTTACTACCAACCACGTAGGCACCATGTTTGGTTTCTTCTTCACAGAGGAGCCACAGGTTAGCAATTTCAGCCAGGTAATGGCCTGCAATAACGAACGCTTCAATCGCTTTTACCACGGCATGCTGGCCGAGGGCATTTACCTGGCACCGGCAAGTTATGAAGCGGGCTTTATGTCTGCCGCGCACACAGATGCCGACATAGATGCCACCCTGGCGGCCGCCGCCAAGGTATTTAAAGACCTGTAA
- a CDS encoding CPBP family intramembrane glutamic endopeptidase produces the protein MNRQARWLELVLLFALLPLAGLVLQNHLQQWLLPCLCVLAALCLALMLRDAHFKRFRLVNGKNILPALWRRRSVFSLGLAASALLYVTASESHWFYLPTQDTNNWLLLLVIYPLFSVVPQELIYRTFFFHRYKKIIPRKSTRAWLSAFAFAWAHIIYGNLAAIALAFAGGLLFAFTYAKFRSTLACVVEHSLWGLWLFSFGLGGYLDSAQL, from the coding sequence GTGAACCGGCAAGCGCGCTGGCTGGAGTTGGTTCTACTCTTTGCGCTCTTGCCGCTGGCGGGGCTCGTGCTGCAAAATCATTTGCAGCAATGGTTGCTGCCATGCCTGTGTGTGCTTGCCGCGCTGTGCCTGGCACTGATGCTGCGCGATGCGCACTTCAAGCGTTTTCGGTTAGTAAACGGTAAAAATATTCTGCCCGCGCTCTGGCGCCGGCGCTCGGTATTTAGCCTGGGCCTGGCCGCCAGTGCCCTGCTCTATGTCACCGCAAGCGAAAGCCACTGGTTTTACCTGCCCACCCAAGACACCAACAACTGGCTCCTGCTATTGGTGATCTACCCTTTGTTTTCTGTTGTGCCCCAAGAGCTTATTTACCGCACCTTTTTCTTTCACCGCTATAAAAAAATCATTCCCAGGAAGTCCACCCGTGCGTGGCTCTCGGCCTTTGCCTTTGCCTGGGCGCATATTATTTACGGCAACCTTGCAGCCATTGCCCTGGCCTTTGCAGGCGGCCTGTTATTTGCCTTTACCTATGCGAAGTTCCGCTCAACCCTGGCGTGCGTGGTTGAACACAGCCTGTGGGGGCTATGGCTATTCAGTTTTGGACTGGGCGGCTACCTAGACAGCGCGCAACTTTAG
- a CDS encoding PilZ domain-containing protein, with protein MTSNQRKLKRHDIAEPLDIWDAQTDEHLGRLVNIHAEGLMMIGKVELAEDKLYQLRLTLPQNLASTGELALGVDCLWVRSAEAGEDGAAGFWAGCQIIDASPKALDIIALLVARLAAK; from the coding sequence ATGACGAGTAACCAGCGCAAGCTCAAGCGGCACGACATTGCCGAGCCGCTTGATATTTGGGATGCCCAAACCGACGAGCATCTTGGCCGCTTGGTGAATATTCATGCCGAAGGTTTGATGATGATTGGCAAGGTAGAGCTGGCCGAAGATAAGCTCTACCAGCTGCGCCTGACGCTGCCGCAAAATTTGGCGAGCACCGGAGAGCTGGCGCTCGGGGTTGATTGCCTGTGGGTGCGCTCGGCGGAAGCTGGCGAAGATGGCGCTGCCGGTTTTTGGGCGGGCTGCCAGATTATTGATGCCTCACCCAAGGCACTGGATATTATTGCGCTGTTAGTTGCACGCCTTGCCGCCAAGTAG